One window of Phalacrocorax carbo chromosome 1, bPhaCar2.1, whole genome shotgun sequence genomic DNA carries:
- the LOC104040912 gene encoding LOW QUALITY PROTEIN: poly(U)-specific endoribonuclease-B-like (The sequence of the model RefSeq protein was modified relative to this genomic sequence to represent the inferred CDS: inserted 1 base in 1 codon; deleted 1 base in 1 codon; substituted 2 bases at 2 genomic stop codons), whose translation MESGEGQPVRKALNHELSNLFNEMWDMDVNRLMPGKDYTIDLQGKAGTTQQGDSAVQDRATRHLFHTVNEERLKNIKTFATFISLLDNYETSTGVAEVVTPEEIAENNCFLDAILATEVMKVSNTDLFQSLKTXIQKXTVYISLSLFFILQLAHEYLCKKNLVKPNLADFKYQLYDIWFQLYARKEGDRPDSCGFEHVFVGATRRGKXGLHNWVQFYLQEKHNQIDCKGYVARKNKTRPDKDDQVLSIQFSWKGSVKPVGSTFIGVSPEFEFALYTVIFLLAEDRVTRETVKIEEYDLQMVVWRHGHHIGTAYPVLLSTSSED comes from the exons ATGGAGTCTGGTGAGGGACAACCTGTAAG GAAGGCCTTAAATCATGAACTTTCTAACCTTTTCAATGAGATGTGGGATATGGATGTTAACCGCCTTATGCCTGGGAAAGACTACACAATTGATTTGCAG GGAAAAGCAGGTACCACACAGCAAGGTGACAGTGCTGTCCAGGACAGAGCAACCAGACATCTGTTTCACACTGTAAATGAAGAACGCCTGAAGAACATAAAAACTTTTGCAA CCTTTATTTCCTTATTGGACAACTATGAGACATCAACTGGTGTAGCAGAAGTAGTGACTCCAGAAGAAATAGCTGAAAACAATTGTTTTCTTGATGCTATCTTAGCAACAGAAGTCATGAAAGTGAGCAACACAGATCTTTTTCAGTCTCTCAAAACA TGAATTCAAAAATAAACTgtatatatctctctctctttgttttttatcCTTCAGCTAGCTCACGAATATCTGTGTAAAAAAAACCTAGTGAAGCCAAACCTTGCTGATTTCAAATATCAGCTCTATGACATCTGGTTCCAGCTCTATGCCAGGAAAGAAGGCGACAG ACCTGATTCTTGCGGTTTCGAACATGTCTTTGTTGGAGCAACAAGGCGTGGTA CAGGTTTGCACAACTGGGTGCAATTTTACCTTCAGGAAAAGCACAACCAAATTGACTGCAAGGGATATGTTGCTCGGAAGAACAAAACCAGG CCTGACAAAGATGACCAAGTTTTGAGCATCCAGTTCAGCTGGAAGGGCTCGGTTAAGCCAGTTGGAAGCACCTTTATTGGTGTCAGCCCAGAGTTCGAATTTGCCCTTTACACCGTCATTTTCCTGCTGGCTGAAGACAGAGTCACACGTGAAACAGTGAAGATAGAGGAATATGACCTACAGATGGTTGTTTGGCGCCACGGGCACCACATTGGAACAGCATATCCAGTACTACTCAGCACCAGTAGTGAAGACTAG
- the LOC104052768 gene encoding lactosylceramide 4-alpha-galactosyltransferase-like, with translation MLRMSSCLLKLTRVVLSHRFKALFIITFKFMSFASIILYWRITQDHKGRGRVYSLPVEIHCGHSVPSPPGATAGEPRTSPGDVFFVETSEQTNPGYLFMCSVESAARAHPGTRVVVLMKGLANGNGSLPNHWGFSLLSCFPNVEIRPLDLPELFSGTPLAKWYLQAQQRWEPYYLPVLSDACRIAIMWKFGGIYLDTDFIVLKNLKNLTNVLGTQSKYVLNGAFLSFKPKHKFMELCMQDFVENYNSWIWGHQGPQLLTRVFKKWCSIRSLRSSTSCKGVSALPREAFYPIRWQDWKKYFEVVSSSELHHLFNNTYAVHVWNKKSQGTRLEITSQALLAQLHSHFCPATYDIMKKNSERQ, from the coding sequence ATGCTCAGGATGTCCAGCTGCCTGCTAAAACTGACCAGGGTGGTGCTGAGCCACAGGTTCAAGGCTCTGTTTATAATCACCTTTAAGTTCATGTCCTTTGCGTCCATCATATTGTACTGGAGAATCACCCAGGACCACAAGGGCAGGGGCCGGGTCTACAGCTTGCCTGTTGAAATCCACTGTGGTCACTCTGTGCCTTCTCCTCCTGGCGCCACTGCTGGTGAGCCCCGTACTTCCCCAGGGGATGTGTTTTTTGTGGAGACTTCAGAGCAAACAAACCCAGGTTACCTGTTTATGTGCTCTGTGGAGTCAGCGGCCCGGGCGCACCCAGGGACAAGGGTTGTGGTGCTCATGAAAGGTTTGGCAAACGGTAATGGCTCATTACCCAACCACTGGGGCTTCTCGTTGCTGAGCTGCTTCCCCAATGTGGAAATCCGGCCGCTGGACTTGCCGGAGCTTTTCTCAGGGACGCCTCTGGCAAAGTGGTACTTGCAGGCTCAGCAGCGCTGGGAGCCTTATTACTTGCCCGTCCTGTCTGATGCCTGCAGAATTGCCATCATGTGGAAGTTTGGTGGCATCTACCTGGACACAGACTTCATTGTGCTTAAGAACTTAAAGAACCTCACCAACGTGCTTGGTACCCAGTCCAAATATGTCCTGAATGGGGCCTTTCTGTCCTTTAAGCCCAAACACAAGTTCATGGAGCTTTGCATGCAGGACTTTGTGGAGAACTACAACAGCTGGATCTGGGGGCACCAGGGCCCACAGCTCCTAACGCGTGTCTTCAAGAAGTGGTGCTCCATCAGGAGTCTTCGGAGCAGTACGAGCTGCAAAGGAGTGAGTGCTCTGCCCCGTGAGGCTTTTTATCCCATTCGGTGGCAGGACTGGAAGAAATACTTTGAAGTGGTCAGCTCCTCAGAGCTTCACCACCTCTTTAATAACACCTATGCAGTGCATGTATGGAACAAGAAGAGCCAAGGGACGAGGCTGGAGATCACATCCCAGGCTTTGCTGGCTCAGCTGCATTCTCACTTCTGCCCTGCCACATACGATATCATGAAGAAGAACTCGGAACGGCAGTGA
- the LOC104040701 gene encoding lactosylceramide 4-alpha-galactosyltransferase isoform X2 has product MTVVLGEQALTGVRMLRMSNSLPELTRLVLRQRFKALFTLTISFFVFFATFMYWRTGENAVGQLYRLPMLSRDAQFLPCLLHPSTAEPRNSPGDVFFVETSEQTNPSYLFTCSVESAARAHPGTRVVVLMKGLANGNGSLPNHWGFSLLSCFPNVEIRPLDLPELFSGTPLAKWYLQPDHQKEPYYLPVLSDACRIAIMWKFGGIYLDTDFIVLKNFKNLTNTLGLQAQGVLNGAFLSFKPKHKFMELCMQDFVENYSGWIWGHMGPWLLTRVFKKWCSISNIQNNMSCKGVRALSPEGFYPIRWEDWKKLFDTISSSELHRLLHNTYAVHVWNKLSHGTRLEITSQGLMAQLYSQFCPATSMKMKKDSEEQSWPLT; this is encoded by the coding sequence ATGACAGTTGTCTTGGGAGAGCAGGCTCTGACAGGAGTGAGAATGCTCAGGATGTCCAACAGCCTGCCAGAACTGACCAGGTTGGTGCTGCGCCAAAGGTTCAAGGCTCTGTTTACCCTcaccatttcattttttgtatTCTTTGCCACTTTCATGTACTGGAGAACTGGGGAGAATGCTGTGGGGCAGCTCTACAGGTTGCCTATGCTAAGCAGGGATGCTCAGTTTTTGCCTTGCCTTCTCCACCCTAGCACCGCTGAGCCCCGTAATTCCCCAGGGGATGTGTTTTTTGTGGAGACTTCAGAGCAAACAAACCCAAGTTACCTGTTTACGTGCTCTGTGGAGTCAGCGGCCCGGGCGCACCCTGGAACAAGGGTTGTGGTGCTCATGAAAGGTTTGGCAAATGGTAATGGCTCATTACCCAACCACTGGGGCTTCTCGTTGCTGAGCTGCTTCCCCAACGTGGAAATCCGGCCGCTGGACTTGCCGGAGCTTTTCTCAGGGACGCCTCTGGCAAAGTGGTACTTGCAGCCTGACCATCAGAAGGAACCTTATTACTTGCCCGTCCTGTCTGATGCCTGCAGAATTGCCATCATGTGGAAGTTTGGTGGCATCTACCTGGACACAGACTTCATTGTGCTTAAGAACTTCAAGAACCTCACCAATACCCTTGGTTTGCAGGCTCAGGGTGTCCTGAATGGGGCCTTTCTGTCCTTTAAGCCCAAACACAAGTTCATGGAGCTTTGCATGCAGGACTTTGTGGAGAACTACAGCGGCTGGATCTGGGGGCACATGGGCCCGTGGCTGCTGACACGTGTTTTCAAGAAATGGTGCTCCATCAGTAATATCCAGAACAACATGAGCTGCAAAGGGGTGCGTGCTCTTTCCCCAGAAGGCTTTTATCCTATTCGGTGGGAGGACTGGAAGAAGTTATTTGATACAATCAGCTCCTCGGAGCTTCACAGGCTCCTTCACAACACCTACGCAGTGCATGTGTGGAACAAACTGAGCCATGGTACAAGGCTAGAGATCACGTCCCAGGGTCTGATGGCTCAGCTGTATTCCCAGTTCTGCCCTGCTACAAGCATGAAGATGAAGAAGGACTCTGAAGAGCAGTCATGGCCTCTAACGTGA
- the LOC104040701 gene encoding lactosylceramide 4-alpha-galactosyltransferase isoform X1, which translates to MCSDSIFHLPFSQRGSAGLQSYRRSQRPLQNLVQLSSDFCGVLKSGKIMTVVLGEQALTGVRMLRMSNSLPELTRLVLRQRFKALFTLTISFFVFFATFMYWRTGENAVGQLYRLPMLSRDAQFLPCLLHPSTAEPRNSPGDVFFVETSEQTNPSYLFTCSVESAARAHPGTRVVVLMKGLANGNGSLPNHWGFSLLSCFPNVEIRPLDLPELFSGTPLAKWYLQPDHQKEPYYLPVLSDACRIAIMWKFGGIYLDTDFIVLKNFKNLTNTLGLQAQGVLNGAFLSFKPKHKFMELCMQDFVENYSGWIWGHMGPWLLTRVFKKWCSISNIQNNMSCKGVRALSPEGFYPIRWEDWKKLFDTISSSELHRLLHNTYAVHVWNKLSHGTRLEITSQGLMAQLYSQFCPATSMKMKKDSEEQSWPLT; encoded by the exons ATGTGTTCAGACTCCATCTTTCACCTTCCGTTTTCACAAAGAGGAAGTGCCGGACTCCAGAGTTACAGGCGCTCTCAGAGACCTCTTCAAAATCTTGTCCAGCTGAGCAGTGACTTCTGTGGTGTGTTGAAGTCGGGAAAG aTCATGACAGTTGTCTTGGGAGAGCAGGCTCTGACAGGAGTGAGAATGCTCAGGATGTCCAACAGCCTGCCAGAACTGACCAGGTTGGTGCTGCGCCAAAGGTTCAAGGCTCTGTTTACCCTcaccatttcattttttgtatTCTTTGCCACTTTCATGTACTGGAGAACTGGGGAGAATGCTGTGGGGCAGCTCTACAGGTTGCCTATGCTAAGCAGGGATGCTCAGTTTTTGCCTTGCCTTCTCCACCCTAGCACCGCTGAGCCCCGTAATTCCCCAGGGGATGTGTTTTTTGTGGAGACTTCAGAGCAAACAAACCCAAGTTACCTGTTTACGTGCTCTGTGGAGTCAGCGGCCCGGGCGCACCCTGGAACAAGGGTTGTGGTGCTCATGAAAGGTTTGGCAAATGGTAATGGCTCATTACCCAACCACTGGGGCTTCTCGTTGCTGAGCTGCTTCCCCAACGTGGAAATCCGGCCGCTGGACTTGCCGGAGCTTTTCTCAGGGACGCCTCTGGCAAAGTGGTACTTGCAGCCTGACCATCAGAAGGAACCTTATTACTTGCCCGTCCTGTCTGATGCCTGCAGAATTGCCATCATGTGGAAGTTTGGTGGCATCTACCTGGACACAGACTTCATTGTGCTTAAGAACTTCAAGAACCTCACCAATACCCTTGGTTTGCAGGCTCAGGGTGTCCTGAATGGGGCCTTTCTGTCCTTTAAGCCCAAACACAAGTTCATGGAGCTTTGCATGCAGGACTTTGTGGAGAACTACAGCGGCTGGATCTGGGGGCACATGGGCCCGTGGCTGCTGACACGTGTTTTCAAGAAATGGTGCTCCATCAGTAATATCCAGAACAACATGAGCTGCAAAGGGGTGCGTGCTCTTTCCCCAGAAGGCTTTTATCCTATTCGGTGGGAGGACTGGAAGAAGTTATTTGATACAATCAGCTCCTCGGAGCTTCACAGGCTCCTTCACAACACCTACGCAGTGCATGTGTGGAACAAACTGAGCCATGGTACAAGGCTAGAGATCACGTCCCAGGGTCTGATGGCTCAGCTGTATTCCCAGTTCTGCCCTGCTACAAGCATGAAGATGAAGAAGGACTCTGAAGAGCAGTCATGGCCTCTAACGTGA
- the LOC135315028 gene encoding lactosylceramide 4-alpha-galactosyltransferase-like isoform X2 has product MESVSMGKIRGSAGLQSYRCSQRPLQNLVQLSSDFCGVLKSGKIMTVVLGEQALTGVRMLRMSNSLLKLTRLVLRQRFKALFTLTVLFVSFASIILYLRITQDHKGRGRVYSLPVEIHCGHSVPSPPGATAGEPRTSPGDVFFVETSEQTNPGYLFMCSVESAARAHPGTRVVVLMKGLANGNGSLPNHWGFSLLSCFPNVEIQPLDLPELFSGTPLAKWYLQAQQRWEPYYLPVLSDACRIAIMWKFGGIYLDTDFIVLKNLKNLTNVLGTQSKYVLNGAFLSFKPKHKFMELCMQDFVENYNSWIWGHQGPQLLTRVFKKWCSIRSLRSSTSCKGVSALPREAFYPIRWQDWKKYFEVVSSSELHHLFNNTYAVHVWNKKSQGTRLEITSQALLAQLHSHFCPATYDIMKKNSERQ; this is encoded by the exons ATGGAATCTGTGTCCATGGGGAAAATTAG AGGAAGTGCCGGACTCCAGAGTTACAGGTGCTCTCAGAGACCTCTTCAAAATCTTGTCCAGCTGAGCAGTGACTTCTGTGGTGTGTTGAAGTCGGGAAAG aTCATGACAGTTGTCTTGGGAGAGCAGGCTCTGACAGGAGTGAGAATGCTCAGGATGTCCAACAGCCTGCTAAAACTGACCAGGTTGGTGCTGCGCCAAAGGTTCAAGGCTCTGTTTACCCTCACCGTTTTATTTGTCtcttttgcatccatcatattgtACTTGAGAATCACCCAGGACCACAAGGGCAGGGGCCGGGTCTACAGCTTGCCTGTTGAAATCCACTGTGGTCACTCTGTGCCTTCTCCTCCTGGCGCCACTGCTGGTGAGCCCCGTACTTCCCCAGGGGATGTGTTTTTTGTGGAGACTTCAGAGCAAACAAACCCAGGTTACCTGTTTATGTGCTCTGTGGAGTCAGCGGCCCGGGCGCACCCAGGGACAAGGGTTGTGGTGCTCATGAAAGGTTTGGCAAACGGTAATGGCTCATTACCCAACCACTGGGGCTTCTCGTTGCTGAGCTGCTTCCCCAATGTGGAAATCCAGCCGCTGGACTTGCCGGAGCTTTTCTCAGGGACGCCTCTGGCAAAGTGGTACTTGCAGGCTCAGCAGCGCTGGGAGCCTTATTACTTGCCCGTCCTGTCTGATGCCTGCAGAATTGCCATCATGTGGAAGTTTGGTGGCATCTACCTGGACACAGACTTCATTGTGCTTAAGAACTTAAAGAACCTCACCAACGTGCTTGGTACCCAGTCCAAATATGTCCTGAATGGGGCCTTTCTGTCCTTTAAGCCCAAACACAAGTTCATGGAGCTTTGCATGCAGGACTTTGTGGAGAACTACAACAGCTGGATCTGGGGGCACCAGGGCCCACAGCTCCTAACGCGTGTCTTCAAGAAGTGGTGCTCCATCAGGAGTCTTCGGAGCAGTACGAGCTGCAAAGGAGTGAGTGCTCTGCCCCGTGAGGCTTTTTATCCCATTCGGTGGCAGGACTGGAAGAAATACTTTGAAGTGGTCAGCTCCTCAGAGCTTCACCACCTCTTTAATAACACCTATGCAGTGCATGTATGGAACAAGAAGAGCCAAGGGACGAGGCTGGAGATCACATCCCAGGCTTTGCTGGCTCAGCTGCATTCTCACTTCTGCCCTGCCACATACGATATCATGAAGAAGAACTCGGAACGGCAGTGA